A stretch of the Halomonas sp. BDJS001 genome encodes the following:
- a CDS encoding DUF3750 domain-containing protein has product MRMLLRWILSLAALLALLLAGPVWILASNQVVTDAHWSSLDRSSAGIAPDPAENSEAVVQVYSARAYNWRGAFGEHIWIATKAENADSYRLHQVLSWRRPTVVSSIDTPDRAWFGNPPTLLADYRGDAAAQLIPQIEIAAVNYPQAELYRVWPGPNSNSFIAWVIREVPGFEVSLPVTAIGKDYLFNGVFAAVPSGTGYQLSFGGVAGIMLALEEGLELNLLGLSFGIDVMRPALKLPGVGRLGMPAKVLGG; this is encoded by the coding sequence ATGAGAATGCTACTGCGATGGATACTTAGCCTTGCGGCGCTATTAGCGCTGCTGTTGGCGGGCCCTGTTTGGATATTGGCGAGTAATCAGGTGGTGACTGATGCTCATTGGTCATCATTAGATCGGTCATCTGCTGGTATAGCACCTGATCCAGCGGAGAATTCAGAAGCCGTGGTTCAGGTCTATTCCGCACGTGCTTATAACTGGCGTGGGGCGTTTGGCGAACATATCTGGATTGCGACCAAGGCGGAAAATGCCGATAGCTACCGACTTCATCAAGTGTTGAGCTGGCGGCGCCCAACGGTGGTCTCTTCCATTGATACGCCCGATCGAGCTTGGTTTGGCAACCCCCCCACGCTGTTGGCTGATTATCGCGGCGATGCGGCAGCCCAGCTCATACCTCAGATAGAGATCGCCGCCGTTAACTATCCCCAGGCTGAGCTTTATCGAGTGTGGCCTGGGCCGAACAGCAATAGCTTTATTGCCTGGGTAATACGCGAAGTACCCGGTTTTGAGGTGTCGCTCCCGGTAACGGCAATCGGTAAAGACTACCTTTTCAATGGTGTTTTTGCGGCGGTGCCTAGCGGTACCGGTTATCAGCTCTCCTTTGGCGGGGTAGCAGGCATTATGTTGGCACTGGAGGAGGGGCTCGAACTTAATCTCCTCGGTTTGAGCTTTGGTATCGACGTTATGCGGCCCGCTCTGAAACTGCCAGGTGTAGGACGGTTAGGGATGCCCGCAAAAGTGTTGGGAGGTTAA
- a CDS encoding RES family NAD+ phosphorylase, producing MVTPTDLPTLPSGSVTGYRLVNSKFPPIDLFDDVASAEEFAALHALQALTNPRLQNEVGNLALLPHDQIPFGIRGCSYAVAPFTHVNPQGSRFSDGSFGVLYIADTLETAIAEVKHHQQVYWQNVPGLHYERFVFRGLKATFDQGSCCDALTLPLEHAIYAADDYSASQPFGADIRRCSVGLRYYSVRRLNANCWALMTPRCVSDIIQTTHLEMIWNGAITQVNYLRFSH from the coding sequence GTGGTAACGCCCACTGACTTGCCGACCTTACCCAGTGGAAGCGTTACTGGTTATCGCTTGGTCAATAGTAAGTTTCCGCCGATTGACCTGTTCGATGATGTGGCGAGCGCGGAAGAGTTCGCTGCACTCCATGCACTGCAGGCGTTAACCAATCCGCGGCTACAAAATGAGGTGGGTAATTTAGCGTTGCTACCTCACGACCAAATTCCGTTCGGAATTCGTGGCTGCTCTTATGCGGTGGCGCCGTTTACCCATGTGAATCCGCAGGGGTCGCGCTTTAGCGATGGTAGTTTTGGGGTGCTCTATATTGCCGATACCCTTGAAACGGCGATTGCCGAAGTAAAGCATCACCAGCAGGTGTATTGGCAAAACGTGCCGGGATTACACTATGAAAGGTTTGTCTTTCGCGGATTAAAGGCCACTTTTGATCAGGGTAGTTGCTGCGATGCACTCACTTTACCCCTTGAACATGCCATTTACGCAGCCGATGATTATTCAGCCTCGCAACCCTTTGGTGCCGACATACGCCGATGCAGTGTTGGGCTCCGCTACTACTCAGTTCGCCGGTTGAATGCGAACTGCTGGGCGCTGATGACACCACGCTGTGTGAGCGACATTATCCAGACCACTCATTTGGAGATGATTTGGAACGGTGCCATTACTCAGGTGAATTATCTGCGTTTTTCCCACTGA
- the choX gene encoding choline ABC transporter substrate-binding protein, which yields MNRTPSRYAGALLLAAGLPMAAYADECSSVRFAEVGWTDITATTALASEVLEGLGYEPRVDTVSVPIAYAGMRNNDFDVFLGNWMPSMASISDPYIERGEVERLVANLEGAKYTLAVPQYVYDAGVTSVNDLAEHADQFDSSVHGIEAGNDGNELIEQMIDDDAYGLGDWQVIDSSEAGMLAELRARVPNEEWMVFLGWEPHPMNSNFDMAYLSDADDYFGPDLGGATVHTNTRAGFVDECPNVGTLLRNMTFTLEMENQLMSAIMDDGENPRDAAREYLKANEGILDEWLEGVTTRDGEPGAPAVRAAIQ from the coding sequence ATGAACAGAACTCCTTCACGCTATGCAGGGGCTTTATTACTGGCTGCGGGCTTGCCAATGGCGGCCTATGCAGATGAGTGCAGCAGCGTGCGCTTTGCCGAAGTGGGTTGGACGGACATCACCGCCACCACTGCGCTCGCCAGTGAAGTGCTCGAGGGGCTTGGCTACGAGCCCCGCGTTGATACGGTTTCCGTGCCGATTGCCTACGCCGGTATGCGCAACAACGATTTCGATGTCTTCCTAGGCAATTGGATGCCTTCCATGGCCTCTATCAGCGACCCCTATATCGAGCGTGGTGAAGTGGAGCGTTTGGTAGCCAATCTGGAAGGGGCGAAGTATACCCTGGCAGTTCCCCAATACGTTTACGATGCGGGCGTAACGTCGGTTAACGATTTAGCCGAGCACGCAGATCAGTTTGATAGCAGCGTGCACGGCATCGAAGCAGGTAACGACGGCAACGAGCTCATTGAGCAGATGATCGATGACGATGCATACGGGTTAGGCGATTGGCAGGTGATCGATTCCAGCGAAGCTGGCATGCTGGCAGAACTGCGTGCACGGGTGCCCAATGAAGAGTGGATGGTGTTTTTGGGCTGGGAGCCGCACCCCATGAACTCTAACTTTGATATGGCCTACCTTTCTGATGCCGATGACTATTTTGGCCCAGACTTAGGTGGCGCGACAGTACACACCAATACCCGTGCGGGGTTTGTGGATGAGTGTCCGAACGTGGGAACCTTACTGCGCAATATGACCTTTACGCTGGAGATGGAGAATCAACTGATGAGCGCGATCATGGATGATGGCGAAAATCCCCGTGATGCGGCCCGTGAATACCTAAAAGCCAATGAAGGTATTCTGGATGAGTGGTTAGAGGGTGTCACCACTCGCGACGGCGAGCCTGGCGCTCCTGCTGTGCGTGCAGCCATTCAATAA
- a CDS encoding metal ABC transporter solute-binding protein, Zn/Mn family — MIKRNLGMALSLPLWLSTGLASAEAQESAVSPLNVAVTFSVLGDIVASVAGEDANVSVLTPIGAEVHEWELTPSNFAALETADVVFYNGYQLEQWMPQVEATVIEGTPLVAVAEASEYPTQTIITGDMEGDVDPHLWMDPRAVSAYVQVVANELEHLLPQRAEEFQQRAEALKEELHALHVELQERLEAIPEERRVLLSSEAAFLYFSDAYHFEHDGIWGTNAETEGSPRQLMRVVDMINERQPAALFWESTISDRHVTSLARDTGVKIAGPLYVDSLSEPEGEAGDYFTMMRHNVELLRETLATE; from the coding sequence ATGATAAAGCGCAATCTGGGTATGGCCTTGAGCCTACCGCTATGGCTGAGTACTGGACTAGCCAGTGCCGAAGCGCAAGAGAGTGCAGTGTCTCCCCTGAATGTGGCCGTCACTTTTTCTGTGCTTGGCGATATTGTGGCCAGCGTGGCAGGGGAGGACGCCAATGTGTCGGTATTAACGCCGATTGGCGCTGAGGTGCACGAATGGGAATTAACTCCTAGTAATTTCGCCGCCTTGGAAACCGCTGACGTGGTGTTTTACAACGGCTACCAGTTAGAGCAGTGGATGCCCCAGGTTGAAGCAACGGTCATTGAAGGAACGCCGCTGGTGGCAGTTGCCGAAGCCTCTGAATACCCCACTCAAACGATTATTACCGGCGATATGGAAGGCGATGTCGATCCTCATCTCTGGATGGATCCGCGTGCGGTGTCAGCCTATGTCCAGGTCGTCGCTAACGAGCTAGAGCATTTGCTTCCCCAGCGAGCTGAAGAGTTCCAGCAGCGTGCTGAAGCGCTAAAAGAGGAGCTGCATGCCCTGCATGTTGAACTCCAGGAGCGCTTAGAAGCGATACCGGAAGAGCGCCGCGTGCTACTCAGTAGCGAAGCCGCCTTCCTATATTTCTCAGACGCTTATCACTTTGAGCACGACGGCATCTGGGGAACCAACGCTGAAACCGAGGGTTCACCCCGTCAGCTTATGCGCGTGGTGGATATGATTAACGAACGGCAGCCGGCGGCGCTGTTCTGGGAGAGCACTATTTCCGACCGCCACGTCACCAGTCTGGCAAGGGATACCGGCGTTAAAATCGCAGGGCCGCTATATGTGGACTCGCTTAGCGAGCCAGAGG
- the pgaC gene encoding poly-beta-1,6-N-acetyl-D-glucosamine synthase: MNLLDQLAVFTLGYPSLMATIWICGGIYFYVHWERKQPWPATFTWDETAPKVTVLLPCYNEEANVEETIHHLFKQNYPHMDVIAVNDGSKDDTASRLDALALEYPALQVLHQTNQGKASALNNGLSHATGDIIVGIDGDAILDYDAIGYMVSHFISSPNVSGVTGNPRVRTRSTAIGKIQTGEFSAIIGLIKRAQRIYGMVFTISGVICAFRRKALEEIGGWNTDMITEDIDVSWRLQLNGGQVRYEPRAMCWVLMPETLRGLFKQRLRWAQGGGEVFLRYFSQTIRWKNRRFWLLMLEYIVSVVWCYSVITLIVAWLISQLLMPMAWPITAKLLSYFGSILIAISFIQFSVSFYIDSRYDKEIFRCVYWSIWYPFAYWIINMATVIIAFPKAMLRQKGRLATWTSPDRGEQFNEQ; encoded by the coding sequence ATGAACCTACTTGACCAACTCGCCGTCTTCACACTCGGCTACCCAAGCCTGATGGCAACCATCTGGATATGTGGGGGCATCTACTTCTACGTCCACTGGGAGCGGAAACAGCCTTGGCCTGCCACTTTCACATGGGACGAGACCGCCCCTAAAGTAACGGTTCTACTGCCCTGCTATAACGAAGAGGCAAATGTTGAAGAGACCATCCACCATCTTTTCAAGCAGAACTACCCGCATATGGATGTGATCGCCGTCAATGACGGCAGCAAGGACGACACCGCTAGTCGGCTGGACGCCCTAGCACTCGAGTATCCTGCATTACAGGTATTGCACCAGACCAACCAAGGCAAGGCCAGTGCCCTGAACAATGGATTGAGCCATGCCACAGGCGATATCATCGTGGGCATTGATGGCGATGCGATACTTGACTACGACGCCATCGGCTACATGGTCAGCCACTTTATCAGCAGTCCAAACGTCAGTGGAGTCACCGGCAATCCACGGGTAAGAACCCGTTCGACCGCCATTGGCAAGATTCAGACCGGCGAATTTTCCGCCATCATCGGCTTGATCAAACGCGCCCAGCGTATCTATGGGATGGTATTTACCATTTCGGGGGTTATCTGCGCTTTCCGGCGCAAAGCACTGGAAGAGATCGGTGGCTGGAATACCGACATGATCACCGAGGACATTGATGTCAGTTGGCGCTTACAGCTAAATGGCGGCCAGGTACGCTATGAACCCAGAGCCATGTGCTGGGTGCTGATGCCGGAAACGCTACGCGGACTCTTCAAGCAGCGTTTGCGCTGGGCGCAGGGTGGCGGTGAAGTTTTCCTGCGCTATTTCTCACAAACCATTCGTTGGAAGAACCGCCGCTTCTGGCTACTAATGCTGGAGTACATCGTCAGCGTGGTGTGGTGCTATTCCGTTATCACGTTGATTGTGGCATGGCTAATATCTCAACTGTTAATGCCCATGGCATGGCCTATCACCGCCAAGCTGCTCTCCTATTTCGGCAGCATCCTGATCGCCATCAGCTTCATCCAGTTCAGCGTTAGTTTCTATATCGACAGCCGCTATGACAAAGAGATATTCCGCTGCGTCTACTGGAGTATCTGGTATCCATTCGCCTATTGGATTATCAATATGGCCACCGTCATCATCGCCTTCCCAAAAGCTATGCTGCGCCAAAAAGGGAGGCTTGCCACCTGGACTAGTCCTGACAGAGGGGAGCAATTCAATGAACAATAA
- the pgaB gene encoding poly-beta-1,6-N-acetyl-D-glucosamine N-deacetylase PgaB, with translation MTLWRVILMSAVLLVVVNIQQAQADRLPGDYVVISYHDIVDSSVTPELDIYSQTITRSRLIEHFNLIAVGGYQPVSLQQILDAKAEGQPLPDKAVLLTFDDGYRSFYDIVFPLLKLYNFPAVQAVVGSWLDVPAGGRVPYGNITLPRERFLSWEQVRTLSESPLVEIASHSYDLHYGVVGNPMGNEQAAAVTSIWNARSGYESEAAYLERIRNDMARTQQRFQEEVGQSPRIMVWPYGAYSEATLDIAAQYGMEYTFSLLSAPNQLNDSMRSMNRYLIDQETTLETIEEILSNRVWEMEELRIVHVDLDYVYDPDPIQQEQNLDRLIERISRYGVSTVYLQAYADPDGNGVADALYFPNRHLPVRADLFNRVAWQLKKRANVKVYAWMPVLSFDLGPGYQYVTDVRTGNESPDHYRRLSPYVEANRRTIREIYQDLGRLTKFDGLLFHDDAFFTDFEDASPNALSAYQSASLPRDIDAIRSDEALMTTWVRFKTEYLTDFTLELEQAANYYRQADNKVFTTSRNLYAVTVMEPRSQRWFAQDMQNFASGYDFVAVMAMPYMEEAENPDEWLRSLAQRSLAQVSADQLVFELQAQNWHTQTPIPSAEIAQWVRILREEGIKNIGYYPDDFHQNHPDINVMRPVFSIGRRFRATP, from the coding sequence ATGACACTCTGGCGCGTTATTTTAATGAGCGCGGTTCTGCTGGTAGTGGTCAACATTCAGCAGGCCCAGGCCGATCGCTTGCCGGGAGATTATGTAGTGATCAGCTATCACGATATTGTCGACTCCAGCGTCACCCCCGAGCTGGATATCTATTCGCAGACTATTACTCGCAGCCGGCTAATTGAACACTTCAACCTCATCGCGGTTGGTGGATATCAGCCAGTGAGTTTACAACAGATTCTGGATGCCAAAGCGGAGGGCCAACCTCTGCCAGACAAAGCCGTACTGCTGACTTTCGATGATGGCTATCGCAGCTTTTATGACATTGTGTTCCCGCTACTCAAACTCTACAACTTCCCCGCCGTACAGGCTGTTGTAGGCAGTTGGCTGGATGTACCCGCTGGCGGACGTGTGCCCTATGGCAACATCACCCTGCCCCGCGAACGCTTTCTCAGTTGGGAGCAGGTTAGAACGCTGAGCGAATCACCGCTGGTGGAAATCGCCTCCCACTCCTACGACCTTCATTATGGGGTAGTCGGTAATCCCATGGGTAACGAACAAGCAGCCGCGGTCACCAGCATATGGAACGCGCGCAGCGGTTATGAAAGCGAAGCTGCTTACCTTGAGCGAATTCGTAACGATATGGCTCGTACTCAACAACGATTCCAAGAAGAGGTAGGCCAGAGCCCTCGTATCATGGTGTGGCCCTACGGTGCCTACAGCGAGGCGACTCTCGATATCGCCGCCCAATATGGCATGGAGTACACGTTCAGCTTGCTCAGTGCTCCCAACCAACTCAATGACTCAATGCGCAGCATGAACCGCTACCTCATTGACCAGGAGACCACACTGGAAACGATAGAGGAGATACTCTCCAATCGCGTATGGGAGATGGAAGAGTTACGCATTGTGCATGTTGATCTGGATTATGTGTATGACCCGGATCCCATTCAGCAGGAGCAGAACCTCGACCGCTTAATTGAGCGTATTTCCCGTTACGGCGTCAGCACTGTCTACCTGCAAGCTTACGCTGATCCGGATGGTAACGGAGTCGCCGATGCACTCTACTTCCCCAACCGCCATTTGCCCGTTAGGGCTGACCTTTTCAACCGAGTCGCCTGGCAATTAAAGAAACGCGCGAACGTAAAGGTATATGCATGGATGCCAGTACTCTCGTTTGACCTGGGGCCTGGTTATCAGTATGTCACCGATGTAAGAACGGGCAACGAGTCACCCGATCACTACCGTCGTCTCTCCCCTTACGTGGAAGCGAACCGTCGTACCATTCGTGAGATTTACCAAGATCTTGGTCGACTGACCAAGTTCGATGGTTTGCTGTTTCACGACGATGCCTTCTTTACAGACTTTGAGGATGCCTCTCCTAATGCCCTGAGCGCTTATCAGAGCGCGTCATTGCCAAGAGACATCGACGCGATCCGCAGTGACGAAGCCTTGATGACTACCTGGGTGCGTTTCAAGACCGAATACCTAACCGACTTCACTCTCGAACTGGAGCAGGCCGCGAACTACTATCGCCAAGCGGACAATAAGGTATTCACCACCTCACGCAACCTTTACGCCGTCACGGTAATGGAGCCGCGTAGCCAGCGTTGGTTTGCCCAGGATATGCAAAACTTTGCCAGTGGTTATGACTTCGTCGCCGTGATGGCTATGCCCTACATGGAAGAAGCCGAGAATCCCGATGAGTGGCTGAGAAGCCTTGCCCAGCGTTCGCTAGCTCAGGTAAGCGCCGACCAATTGGTATTCGAATTACAAGCACAAAACTGGCATACCCAAACCCCCATTCCCAGCGCTGAGATCGCTCAGTGGGTTCGCATTCTGCGTGAAGAGGGTATCAAGAACATTGGTTACTACCCAGATGACTTTCACCAAAATCATCCAGATATCAATGTGATGCGACCGGTTTTTTCCATCGGACGTCGTTTTAGGGCCACCCCATGA
- the mntR gene encoding manganese-binding transcriptional regulator MntR, whose translation MTDSNPNASLPAPSIPGDALPPVEQHAQQYATVRNAHETELIEDYVELIGDLLAHRGEARAADIANRMAVSQATVSKMIRRLNELELVTSKPYRSLFLTEAGQKMAETSRARHDIVLHFLRALGVRDATARIDAEGMEHHVSDETLAIMQRFTEQQQKR comes from the coding sequence ATGACTGATTCTAATCCGAACGCCTCATTGCCCGCCCCAAGCATTCCTGGAGATGCACTGCCCCCTGTGGAGCAGCATGCCCAGCAGTATGCAACGGTGCGAAATGCCCATGAAACCGAGCTGATTGAAGACTATGTTGAGCTGATTGGCGACCTTCTGGCGCACCGCGGCGAAGCCCGCGCGGCAGACATTGCCAATCGTATGGCGGTAAGCCAGGCGACGGTTTCAAAAATGATTCGGCGTTTAAATGAGCTGGAGTTGGTCACCAGCAAGCCATATCGCTCGCTGTTCCTAACTGAAGCGGGACAGAAAATGGCAGAGACGTCACGCGCCCGTCACGATATCGTGCTGCACTTCTTACGTGCTCTTGGAGTGAGAGATGCGACTGCGCGTATTGACGCTGAAGGCATGGAGCACCACGTTAGCGACGAAACCCTCGCCATCATGCAGCGCTTCACTGAGCAGCAGCAAAAGCGCTAA
- a CDS encoding antitoxin Xre-like helix-turn-helix domain-containing protein, whose protein sequence is MQTAHDISQNRAAAAAGLKAAVRILDKWRASGEQGEAILRVSHSTYARARRGNLDEIKLDSDQLTRISYLLNIHAALRMIFDNPENLYGFVNLVNHNPFFNGRTPLEVMGCGDFAALYETFKRIDSLRGSQW, encoded by the coding sequence ATGCAAACGGCACACGACATTTCCCAAAATAGGGCTGCGGCAGCGGCGGGCTTGAAAGCGGCGGTGCGCATTCTGGACAAATGGCGAGCGTCCGGTGAGCAGGGTGAAGCGATTTTACGTGTGTCGCATAGTACTTACGCGCGTGCCCGGCGTGGGAACCTTGACGAGATCAAATTGGATAGCGATCAGCTAACTCGGATCAGCTACTTACTCAACATCCATGCCGCATTGCGGATGATTTTTGATAATCCGGAAAATCTTTATGGGTTCGTTAACCTGGTGAACCACAATCCCTTTTTCAATGGTCGCACGCCGCTTGAAGTGATGGGTTGCGGTGATTTTGCGGCGCTCTATGAAACCTTTAAGCGTATCGATAGCCTGCGGGGAAGCCAGTGGTAA
- the pgaA gene encoding poly-beta-1,6 N-acetyl-D-glucosamine export porin PgaA has product MQNRPSSLLPICLLACLTTSAAQAQTTTDAQREALVIQARQGALETSIDGLQSLYHQTRDVRVRADLVALLVRAARHQEALDVCPWCQTENYSDSELANLAGAARSAGEYDKALDMFQTLTYRNPSNAQGWLGQALVHTDMGSYTLADISLQQYNQVAGTTTAGLEAKGYLAAQTTNAMQELDARQALVAQDPSNTGELQALYRLAVGLGASSAARRIMQSNPDVFSDSDRLWLTYYEGVTDIRLGIHTDQPTRTAGGLAQLDSVLNTPNAPQELITIAEYDKVVALAELRRFSEAEALAMRLENQHGQLPSYVARARAYALNGLGRPDEAIELYENLIRQSPAQATNPDDPLNEGLFYSYTDAQRFRDADRLLAEWRASEPEQRLDFTRTVRIENPNYQKVLLLEVLLDAWRGRTDEASERLAEYQNQAPADPYLWLMKGDIERERGWPRKSEAAYQQAEQLLPPDQQTVAQHGVLLARLQRGQWQGTTDEIARTTTEARPSASRDDLAREWREQRAPQLSSTFERSKGQGSGTQASREWRYEVLLEGPRNSNGSRPFAQRIGQFGEFDDEDLYASYNIAGYEWNLHPATVTLAAGHGSQLNDDFLALAELQYAPTDHITTRLGVELNTTDTPLRALKDGINADRYRAELAYRHDERGAGAIGVMATDFDDSNLRQSIYGYWNQTLYHLDRWQVNGEVQASASRNDEVDASYFNPRRDASLAGVLTVNYETPIDYRQSFIQSISLGSGRYWQEDFDSENTWSIGYQHRWELTPTVNFEYGITRERAVYDGVPEYDNVISAGFVWRFL; this is encoded by the coding sequence ATGCAGAATCGTCCTAGCTCTCTACTGCCGATTTGCCTGCTCGCCTGCCTAACCACCAGTGCGGCGCAAGCGCAAACAACGACTGATGCGCAACGCGAAGCACTGGTTATCCAGGCACGCCAGGGGGCATTGGAAACATCCATTGACGGTTTACAGTCACTTTACCACCAAACACGCGATGTGCGTGTTCGGGCTGATCTGGTAGCACTGCTGGTACGTGCCGCTCGCCATCAGGAAGCATTGGACGTGTGTCCCTGGTGCCAAACAGAAAATTACAGTGATTCGGAACTTGCCAACCTTGCTGGGGCCGCGCGCAGTGCAGGCGAATACGACAAGGCGCTGGATATGTTTCAAACACTCACCTATCGAAACCCATCAAATGCGCAGGGGTGGCTTGGCCAAGCGTTGGTTCATACCGACATGGGCAGTTACACACTGGCGGATATATCGTTGCAGCAGTACAACCAAGTCGCCGGCACAACAACGGCAGGGCTAGAGGCAAAGGGCTACCTGGCAGCACAGACAACTAACGCCATGCAAGAGCTGGACGCCCGCCAAGCCCTGGTAGCTCAAGATCCAAGTAATACGGGCGAATTACAAGCCCTTTATCGTCTTGCCGTCGGGCTTGGCGCCAGCTCGGCGGCACGCCGTATCATGCAGTCTAATCCCGATGTCTTCAGCGATAGTGACCGACTGTGGCTTACTTACTATGAAGGGGTAACGGATATACGGCTAGGTATACATACCGACCAGCCGACAAGAACAGCGGGGGGATTGGCGCAATTGGACAGCGTTTTGAACACACCTAACGCCCCTCAAGAACTTATCACCATTGCTGAATACGACAAGGTGGTGGCGCTCGCAGAGCTGAGACGTTTCTCTGAAGCGGAAGCACTAGCCATGCGGCTTGAAAACCAGCACGGCCAGCTACCAAGCTACGTAGCGCGTGCCAGAGCCTATGCACTAAATGGCTTGGGGCGTCCAGATGAAGCCATCGAACTCTACGAAAACCTTATTCGACAATCCCCTGCTCAGGCAACAAATCCTGACGACCCGCTCAACGAAGGACTGTTTTACAGTTACACCGATGCCCAGCGATTCCGCGATGCGGATAGATTATTGGCAGAGTGGCGCGCCAGCGAACCTGAACAACGCCTGGATTTCACGCGCACCGTTCGCATCGAGAACCCCAACTACCAAAAAGTTTTGTTGCTGGAAGTGCTACTTGATGCTTGGCGTGGCCGCACCGACGAGGCCAGCGAGCGTCTTGCTGAATATCAGAATCAAGCACCCGCGGATCCCTACCTTTGGCTTATGAAAGGGGATATTGAACGTGAGAGAGGTTGGCCAAGAAAGTCAGAAGCCGCTTACCAACAAGCTGAGCAACTACTTCCACCTGACCAACAAACGGTCGCTCAGCACGGTGTGCTGCTAGCCCGATTGCAGCGGGGCCAGTGGCAAGGCACCACTGATGAAATTGCGAGAACGACGACTGAAGCAAGGCCTAGCGCCTCAAGGGACGACCTCGCGCGCGAGTGGCGCGAACAACGTGCCCCCCAACTCAGCAGTACGTTCGAGCGCAGCAAGGGGCAAGGTAGCGGTACTCAAGCATCTCGCGAGTGGCGCTATGAAGTACTTCTTGAAGGGCCGCGAAATAGCAACGGCTCCCGCCCTTTCGCACAACGTATTGGCCAATTTGGAGAGTTTGACGATGAGGATCTCTACGCCTCCTACAACATAGCAGGCTACGAATGGAACCTTCATCCCGCTACAGTCACTCTGGCTGCGGGCCACGGCTCACAGCTCAACGATGATTTCCTGGCCCTCGCCGAGCTGCAGTATGCCCCAACGGATCACATTACCACGAGGCTTGGCGTCGAGCTAAACACTACCGACACACCGCTAAGAGCACTAAAAGATGGTATCAACGCAGACCGTTACCGTGCTGAACTGGCTTATCGGCACGACGAGCGCGGAGCTGGCGCCATTGGCGTGATGGCCACCGATTTTGACGATAGCAATCTGCGTCAATCCATCTACGGCTACTGGAATCAAACGCTATATCATCTGGATCGCTGGCAGGTCAACGGCGAGGTGCAGGCATCCGCATCACGTAATGATGAGGTGGATGCCAGCTATTTCAATCCTCGGCGTGATGCAAGCCTGGCCGGTGTATTAACCGTCAACTACGAAACCCCGATTGACTACCGGCAGTCCTTTATACAGTCCATTTCCCTCGGTTCAGGACGCTACTGGCAAGAAGATTTCGACAGCGAGAACACTTGGTCAATTGGATACCAGCACCGCTGGGAGCTGACCCCCACCGTAAATTTTGAATATGGCATTACCCGCGAGCGAGCCGTCTACGACGGCGTTCCTGAATATGACAATGTTATTTCAGCCGGCTTTGTATGGAGATTCCTATGA